TCCTTTTATTTCTCTGTAGTCTGCATTGATTATTTCTACAGACAAGCCTTTCGTAAATTCTTTTGCGTATGCTATTTGTTCATCAGAAATACTTATCCCCGTGACATGGCAGCCAAAATGTTCTGCCGCATATTTAGCGAATCCTCCCCAGCCACAACCAATGTCTAGAACTTTATCTGTCGATTTTAATTTTAACTTTCGACAAATTAGGTCGAGTTTTTGTTCTTGTGCAACGTCTAAATCTTCAGTGTCTTTAAAATAACCGCAAGTATATTGATTATAAGGATCAAGAAAAGCCATATACATATCATTACCCAAATCGTAGTGTTCTCTTGCAACTTTTTTGGATCCTGATTCAGTCTGAAGATTTATTAGTTTTGCTTTAATGACTCGCAGAGCATTAGAGAAGCTACGAGCAACAACTTTGTCTCCACCGACTCTTATCATTCTATTAACTAGTTCATCGATTTCTCCACAATCCCACCAACCATCCATATATGATTCACCTATTCCCAAAGTACCTTTCGCTAACACCCTATCATAAAGTTTTTCATTGTGGACTTGTATATCCCAAGGTCTATCACCATTGACTACAATATCAGCTGGCTCCAAAATTTTTCCAACCAAATCTTTTGAATTCATAGTTAAGAACTATAATAACATTAAAAAGCGAAAGCCCGACAGGAGGTCGGGCTTCGAGTCGGGGTTGATCCGGAGAGGATTATCCGTCCACAAAATCCATTGTCTCAATTTGAAAATCAAGTTCATCGAGAATGAGCAGGATTTCCAAGTGACGTTGAACGGATATCGGAATGTGATTGCTTGTAAGACCGATAAGCGTACTTTCATCCTTCATGATTTTCTTTGCACACAAGAACATCAGGAATCCGATGATCTGCTTTTGGGTCTGTTCGAGACGTTGCCGTTCTGTTTTTTTACGCAGATCATAGGGACCGTTGTCGATAATAATACCCTCTTCTTTCCATTGAGGATTGCCCCACGAATCTTGAACGTAGAACGGCTTGAGTTTACTGAAAATTTCCAGAGCTTTCGGGCTGAGTGTCTCACTATCCACGGTTTTCCTCGCTTTCTAAATACTTTTATAACATTCCTACAAAAAATAGTAAAACCTTAGGTTCAAACCAAAAACACCTTACTTAACAAGGGTGCATTTAGAAAAATAAAATATTGACACAAAAACTAATAGCTTGAAGAGTCGCCTTCAACTTTTATCTCGAGTGAAGCTCCATCGTCTTTCACTTCTGTTTTATTGTACTTGGTTGTAAAATACCAGACCCCTACCCCTACAAGTATAAGTACTACTATTATAAGTAGAGTATTCGTCGTGCTATTGCCTCCGCTGTTGTTTTCCATATTTATCAGTGATTATAATTTTTATAATTAGCTAGGCATATTATAACATAGTTTTTGACTTGCGCGGGCTCGTGGACGGAGTGAGAACCAAATTTATTACCGACTATACCAAGTTTTGTACCATTCACGCATCTGGTTTATTTCCTTTGTCTGGGCAGAAATAATATCTTCTGCAAGCTTCTTCATTTCTGATCTATCGGTAGTTCGGAGAAGCATCTGTGCCATCATAACTGCCATCTGATGGTGAGGGATCATTTCTTCAATAAATGCTTTGTCGAACGGTTTCGCATTTTTAACTGCTTCTGTATCAGTCTCATTCCCCATCATACCCATACCCATCATATTATTTCCGCCGTGCATATCGTGCCCCATAGTCATCCCACTCACATCTGGCACATTTTTGCCAAACCAGTTCTTATACCACTCCTTCATTTCGGCAATTTCAGCACTTTGTGAAGTAATGATATTTTGAGACAAAGTTTTGATTTCCTGATGCTCGGCCTTTGTTAAAGCAATATTTGCCATCACAATAGCATCATCATGATGTGGAATCATCTGTTCAATAAAATGCTGATCGATATTATTCCCAACACTAGTATTTTTACTCCCCATCATTCCTCCATATCGAGAATTACCTAACACAACTGGAGAGATAGTGATCCCTAAAATTATCCCAATAACAACCCCTATTCCCAATGATTTTGTATCCATATTAATATATTAACATGATTTTACCGAGGATGTCGTTCCAAAAAAACTTTGATCATATCTTCCTGCTTTTCAGAAAAATCAGGAAAATTTTGTTGTTCAATAAAACTACGTAAAAAGCCAACCTCTGCCCGAAGAGCCATAAGTATTCCCTTTTCTTCTCCAAAACGGTCAACCAATTCTTTTACAAATTCTTGATATGACATTCAATTAACTTTACCACAGTTCCAAAATCCCCCGCCAGAGGACGGATAGACATCAGTATACAAAAATAGAGCCTTTGCTTTGGCTCTATTTTCCAATGCGCGAGCGATGGGATTTGGTCAGGAATAAATTTTCTGCAAAAAATTTTTCACGACCTTAGCTCGCCCGTTTTTGTTGCTACAAAAACATGGCTCCGCCTTTCAAATCAAAAGTATTTTTCTGCTGAAAAATCTTTCGATCCTGCCTCGTGCCAGTCGCACTCCGGTCTTGCGCTTTTTCAAAGCTCACCCAACGAAACTGAAGTAGTTCAGTTTCTTCGCTCGCGCAAGCAAAAATCCCCTTCTGGGGATTTTCTTTGCGCGGCCTAGTGGACGAAGTGGGAACCGCTATCCAATCAAATTATTCCAATATTCAACCAAACGATTCCTTTCTTTGTCCTCCAAAGGTCCTTTTATAAAAGGTCTAACTGCATCTTTATTCCATATCCCGTAATCTCCATAAAAGACGTTTTTCACTAGTTCAGAATAAATATTAAATTTTTCTTCTAAATTAGGAGCTTCGATACAAGCTCTATAAGAATTGTAAAACTGCCCATCTTTCTCTTTTAAATATCTAAGCATCTGCTTCTCTCCTTCCCAAGGAATATTTCTAAATTCAAAATATCCCATAAAGATATTATATAAATCCTGAAGAAGTTTAATTTCTAATATTTGGTGATATTCTGGATTATTGGATTCAAAATATCTTTTATTGGTTATGTAAGCAGAATTGATTAATGAATCCCATCTATTTATTTCTGTCGGTGGAACTTCTAGTTTCTCTCTTAACTCGTCATACTTTTCTTTAAACGAAGTTAACGTGTCCGATTTATCAAATTGAATCTTGCCTTTTGGAAGCCAGCTAACTAAAACTCCATCCATAGTATTGGCAGGTATAACCTTGTCTGTAAATAATTTTTGAAGTAGAGGTATATCGTAGAAAAATATATCAGCAGGTCTATTATCTATAAACTGAAAAAGTGAGAATAATTTTTCTTTATTTTCTTTAAAAATCACAGCCAAATCAATATCACTATATTCTTTTTCTTCCCCCGAAGCTTTTGACCCCACCAATAAAACTGCGTCTATCTCTTCTTGGTTTTTAAGATTTTTAATTAGATTTTCTAGAGTCTGCATTTTTTAAATATATCACAGTTCTCTGTCCCATCAGTATACGAAAATAGAGCCATATTATTAGCTCTATTTTTCCTCTGCGCGAGCGATGGGAATTTTGATCCTTACAGGATCTGTACACCTTTTGGCTAAAATTTTCACAAGCTCAATTTTAGGCTCAAAAGGTCTTCAAATCCCACCGAAATGTCTCCCAGACATTTCTTCGCCGCGCAAATAAAAAAGACCCCTTTCAGGGCTTTTTTATTTGCGCGAGCGATGGGATTTGAACCCACGACCTCTCCCGTGACAGGGGAGCGCTCTAACCAGCTGAGCTACGCCCGCAATAAGTAGAAATTTAACAGATTTTTGGGAACTTTTCCAGTTCCCTATTTAAGTGTGTCGGCGACAGGAGTTGCACCTGTGACCTGCACTTTATGAGTGTGCTGCTCTAACTACCTGAGCTACGCCGACAAGATATTAACTTTAAGTGCTTTTATAAGTGCGAGCATCTTGTATTTTAAGAATTTACTTTTTTTTACAATAAGTCTACAAACACCTTGATAATTATCGTGGTTTTCGTAGACTTTTTGCACTTTTGTCTTAACAAAGTAAGGCTTTTTGATCTGCCCGCTGTCTAACTTTAGCAAGTTTTTCCAAAAAATCAAGACTTTCTTAACTCTATTTTTATGCACTATATTTATTTGTATCCTGCAAACAATGTCTTCCGGTTTTACTCTTAAAGCAGAAGTTAAAAACTCCTTCACTACTAAAATCATTTCAGGATCAGAATTAACGAAAACAAAGCTACTGGTGCTTTCAGTCTTAGAACCTTCACACCAATATAAAGCCGTAGAAATCAAAATTAATTCTCGTTTTGATATATTTTTAACAATTTTAACCCCCCAATCATTTGCCATCTCTATTGCCTTAATTTTTTTATTTTTATTTACTTGAGCTCCCAATCTCTGACCACTAGAGAAAGATATTCCTTGGTTTTTTCTTAATCTTTCAATTTGCCTATCTGTCAAAACAATATCGTTACACCAATCACTGACAGAACTTTTTGATACTCGAAGATTCCTCGCAATCACAATTATCGATATCCCTTTTCTTCTCATCAGACGAGCTTTTAATCTTTCTCGAAACTTTGCCATAGTACATATATTATACTACGTTACAGGTACAGACGTACGTCTCGTTGTGGATAAATTTAAATCACCTTGTTAGCAATTTTGTTATTTTGTGCTATTATTTCACCTGCGCTCTATTTTAAAAAGCGTTATATTGCGGGGTAGAGTAAAGTAATTCACTTGGCTCATAACCAAGAGATCCCGGTGCGAGTCCAGGCCCCGCAACACGAATGTGACTTGTTTGAAAAGGTGAGAAATTTTGGAGCGCGGCGCGAAGCGCCGCGTATGGAAGAGAAGGGTTTTCTCGGACTTTTTTGTCGTGCAGAATTAGGTTCGATCCGAAGATTTTCTGGAGAGATGATTTTTTGGAGGGGAGGTCGTTCCTTTCCGCGATTTTTCCTAGTGATGAGGCCGTATTTACCCACTCTTGCATTGGTGCGAGCCAATGGGTCGCATCTCTTTCTAACTTCTCAATTTTCTCCTCAAAATTTTTCTTGTCAGAGAAAAGTTTTGAGCGTTCTCGCAAATAAGTTTCTCGATCAATATCTTGAGCGAGATAAACATCGAGCAGTCTCTGAATTTTTTCGGAAAGGTCATAAACCCTGTTTTGCACATCGGCAACGATTTTTGATGACTCAAAACTTCCTTTCCTTTTGTCTTCTTCCATCAATAAACCAAATTCGTTTGCCCACGGCGAAAGCATGGAGTAGTTAGAAAGAATTTCAGAGAATTGCTGATCTAAAACTTCTTGCCTGACCGCAATTTCTGAACATTTCATTACCTTAGATTTTTTAGTGCAACGATAATAAGTGTAGTGATGGATACTGTCCTTACATACTTTCGTTTTGTTTTCTGCCGTCACCATCATTCCACAAGTGCCGCAACGCAAAAGTCCGCAAAATACTTTTGGCTCACTTCTGGGCTTCATCGGATTACCTCTCTCTATCATAACTTTTTGCACTTTATCAAAAAGTTGCTTTTCAATAATCGGTTTGTGCCGACCTTCGTGTATTTCCCCGCCATAACGAAAGTGACCATAATAAAATGGGTTGGAAAGAATTCTCTTTGCGCTATCCTTATGCAAAATATTTCCATAATAACTTTTGACTCCATTTTCAAAAAGAAAATTTGAAATATCCTCAAGTCGTAAATTTCCTTTGGCATAAAGTTCAAAAGCAGAAAGAATTACTTTTGATTTCTCCTTATCAACCACAATTCTTTTTGTTCGCACATCATTTTGATATCCAGTCGGCGCGACACTTGGAAATTCTCCCCTTTTAACTTTTGCTCTTAATCCTCGTTTTACATTTGAACTCAAATCTCGAATAAATTGATTAGCCATTCCAAATTCTACTGACATCATCAAAACATTATCGCCAGAATAGTAATGGCTATTGTGAGCGCGAATATGCTGAATTATATTTTGTTGGAGCATCCAACTAATTTGTCCGCCATCCACCGGATTACGAGCCAAACGATCCAATTTCCAACAAATAATTCCTTGAGCTTCACCTTTCTGAATTCTTTTTATCATTTCATTAAACACCGGACGACCGGGCATTTTTGCCGTTCGCTTTTCTACAAATTCATTAGCAATTTCTAATCCTTCACTTTTAGCAAGCGTGCGAAGCTCAGCAAGTTGAGCTTCAATACTCAAAACTTGCTTGTCCTCAACATCTGTACTTTTACGCGCATATAAAAAATATTTATTCATATAACTCAAATGACCATCCCGGTGCACACAATCCAAGCCGCCCTGAACTGTTCCGAGATGGTCATTAGAAAAGACGACCTATTGATTGTGTGCACAGTTATTATATCATATGGGTATGTTTGGCGAAAATGAATCACAAAAAGAATTGAGGGAAAACTGGCCTAATATGGATAAAGATAAAAAGTGGGATACTTTTCTTTGGAAAATGTCTTGGTGGCACAGTCATATACATGTGCCCGGTTCACCAAGTAAACCAATATGGGATTTAACCGAAGAACTAAAAAAAGCTTCTCGGTCATCGGAGAATCTTACAAAATCAATTCGCAACGCAACTTGGGTCGCAGCCATTGTGGGAGGACTTGGAGTTATTGTGGCTGTTGTTAATTTATTTAAGTAAAAATATTTATTAAAAAATGAGTAACGAAAAAATAAGCTCGATAATAAGTTTGGTGGTA
This region of Candidatus Paceibacterota bacterium genomic DNA includes:
- the cfa gene encoding cyclopropane fatty acyl phospholipid synthase, producing MNSKDLVGKILEPADIVVNGDRPWDIQVHNEKLYDRVLAKGTLGIGESYMDGWWDCGEIDELVNRMIRVGGDKVVARSFSNALRVIKAKLINLQTESGSKKVAREHYDLGNDMYMAFLDPYNQYTCGYFKDTEDLDVAQEQKLDLICRKLKLKSTDKVLDIGCGWGGFAKYAAEHFGCHVTGISISDEQIAYAKEFTKGLSVEIINADYREIKGKYDKVLICGMIEHVGYKNYRKIMEIIKKVLVPDGIFLLHTIGRNDSKSIGFDAWIEKYIFPNSMVPSSQQIAKASEGLFVMEDLHNFGLYYDKTLLAWWKNFDASWSKFKDKYGERFYRMFRYYILSCAGTFRGRKTLLWQMVFTHIEKKTQYESVR
- a CDS encoding DUF305 domain-containing protein, with amino-acid sequence MDTKSLGIGVVIGIILGITISPVVLGNSRYGGMMGSKNTSVGNNIDQHFIEQMIPHHDDAIVMANIALTKAEHQEIKTLSQNIITSQSAEIAEMKEWYKNWFGKNVPDVSGMTMGHDMHGGNNMMGMGMMGNETDTEAVKNAKPFDKAFIEEMIPHHQMAVMMAQMLLRTTDRSEMKKLAEDIISAQTKEINQMREWYKTWYSR
- a CDS encoding nucleotidyltransferase domain-containing protein; the encoded protein is MQTLENLIKNLKNQEEIDAVLLVGSKASGEEKEYSDIDLAVIFKENKEKLFSLFQFIDNRPADIFFYDIPLLQKLFTDKVIPANTMDGVLVSWLPKGKIQFDKSDTLTSFKEKYDELREKLEVPPTEINRWDSLINSAYITNKRYFESNNPEYHQILEIKLLQDLYNIFMGYFEFRNIPWEGEKQMLRYLKEKDGQFYNSYRACIEAPNLEEKFNIYSELVKNVFYGDYGIWNKDAVRPFIKGPLEDKERNRLVEYWNNLIG
- a CDS encoding helix-turn-helix domain-containing protein yields the protein MAKFRERLKARLMRRKGISIIVIARNLRVSKSSVSDWCNDIVLTDRQIERLRKNQGISFSSGQRLGAQVNKNKKIKAIEMANDWGVKIVKNISKRELILISTALYWCEGSKTESTSSFVFVNSDPEMILVVKEFLTSALRVKPEDIVCRIQINIVHKNRVKKVLIFWKNLLKLDSGQIKKPYFVKTKVQKVYENHDNYQGVCRLIVKKSKFLKYKMLALIKALKVNILSA